One genomic segment of Mangifera indica cultivar Alphonso chromosome 6, CATAS_Mindica_2.1, whole genome shotgun sequence includes these proteins:
- the LOC123219225 gene encoding trafficking protein particle complex subunit 13-like isoform X1 → MSSTPGTHSLAFRVMRLCRPSLHVEPPLLLDPADLFVGEDIFDDPIAASNLPSLLSSYVDSTKNSSDLSYRSRLLLHDPSDSIGLSGLLVLPQAFGAIYLGETFCSYISINNSSTFEVRDVIIKAEIQSDRQRILLLDTSKSPVESIRAGGRYDFIVEYDVKELGPHTLVCTALYNDGEGERKYLPQFFKFAVTNPLSVRTKVRILKEITYLEACIENHTKANLYMDQVEFEPAQNWTATMLKADEPESENNSQSSKIFKPPVLIRSSGGIHNYLYQLRMTSHDSTPVKVQGSNVLGKFQITWRTNLGEPGRLQTQQILGSPIASNEIELTVLEIPSVVRVDRPFSLHLKLSNHMDREQGPFEVWLSESDSREEKVVMINGLQIMVLPRVEAFGSADFHLNLIATKLGVQRITGITLYEKREKKAYNLLPDLEIFVDLD, encoded by the exons ATGAGCTCAACGCCAGGAACGCACTCGCTGGCCTTTAGAGTGATGAGGCTATGCAGACCGTCTTTACACGTGGAGCCTCCACTTCTTTTGGACCCCGCCGATCTCTTCGTCGGCGAGGACATTTTCGATGATCCAATCGCCGCCTCCAATCTCCCTTCTCTCTTATCCAGCTACGTGGATTCCACGAAAAACTCCTCCGATCTCAGCTACCGCTCCAGACTCCTCCTCCATGACCCCTCCGATTCTATCGGCCTTTCTGGCCTACTCGTCCTCCCTCAAGCCTTCGG GGCAATTTATTTGGGAGAGACATTCTGCAGCTACATTAGTATTAACAACAGTTCAACATTTGAAGTTAGAGATGTTATTATCAAG GCAGAGATTCAATCGGACAGGCAAAGAATACTCCTTTTGGATACATCAAAATCACCTGTTGAATCAATACGGGCAGGAGGACGATATGATTTCATTGTAGAATATGATGTTAAAGAACTTGGACCTCACAC attggTGTGCACGGCATTGTATAATGATGGGGAAGGAGAACGAAAATATCTTCCACAGTTTTTCAAGTTCGCTGTTACAAATCCACTTTCTGTTCGGACTAAG GTCCGCATTCTTAAG GAAATTACATACTTGGAGGCATGCATTGAAAATCATACAAAAGCAAACCTTTACATGGACCAAGTTGAGTTTGAGCCAGCTCAGAATTGGACTGCAACAATGCTGAAAGCCGATGAACCTGAATCCGAAAATAATTCTCAAAGTAG CAAGATATTTAAGCCACCAGTGCTCATCAGATCTAGCGGAGGGATTCACAACTATCTTTATCAGTTACGAATGACTTCACATGACTCCACACCTGTGAAAGTTCAAGGAAGTAATGTTCttggaaaatttcaaattacatGGCGTACAAATTTGGGTGAACCTGGTCGCCTACAGACACAGCAAATTCTTGGCTCT CCCATCGCAAGCAATGAGATTGAGTTGACTGTTCTGGAGATTCCATCTGTTGTCAGAGTAGATAGACCCTTCTCG TTACACTTGAAGCTTTCAAACCACATGGATAGGGAGCAGGGCCCCTTTGAAGTTTGGTTGTCAGAAAGTGATTCCCGTGAGGAGAAAGTTGTTATGATTAATGGGCTCCAGATAATG GTCTTACCTCGGGTAGAGGCTTTTGGTTCTGCAGATTTTCACTTG AATCTGATTGCCACGAAACTTGGAGTTCAAAGAATCACAGGTATCACCTTGtatgagaaaagagagaaaaaggcATATAACCTATTGCCTGATTTGGAG ATATTTGTGGATCTTGATTGA
- the LOC123219226 gene encoding stem-specific protein TSJT1-like isoform X2 encodes MLAIFNKGVMNPPEELHSPASLTSPRKPKLSEEICKDFVDSHPSNTFLISLKNAASLAYVPPQNPYSSSKRLFCGIDNIYCIFMGSLNNLSHLNKQYGLSKGSNEAMFVIEAYRTLRDRGPYPAHQVLTDLDGSFGFMVYDSKAGSVFAALGSIANEEVRLFWGIAGDGSVVISHDLEIIKAGCAKSFAPFPTGCMFHSEQGLMSFEHPGSQMKPMPRIDSEGVICGANFKVDVQSRMTTTMPRVGSEANWALSGNSLV; translated from the exons atgCTGGCAATATTCAACAAAGGTGTGATGAATCCACCTGAAGAGCTCCATAGCCCTGCTTCTTTGACTTCACCCAGAAAGCCGAAGCTCTCTGAAGAGATCTGCAAAGACTTTGTCGATTCTCATCCGTCAAACACATTTCTAATCAGCTTAAAAAATGCAGCTTCCCTTGCTTATGTTCCTCCTCAAAACCCTTACTCCTCTTCAAAAAG ATTGTTTTGTGggattgataatatatattgtatattcaTGGGGAGCTTAAACAACTTGAGCCATCTCAACAAACAATATGGATTATCAAAAGGGAGCAACGAAGCCATGTTTGTGATTGAAGCATACAGAACTCTGCGTGATCGGGGCCCATACCCGGCCCATCAAGTCCTGACGGATCTTGATGGTAGCTTTGGCTTTATGGTTTATGACAGCAAGGCTGGAAGCGTTTTTGCTGCACTG GGATCAATTGCAAACGAAGAGGTGAGACTCTTTTGGGGCATTGCGGGTGATGGGTCGGTTGTCATTTCTCATGACTTGGAAATCATCAAAGCAGGCTGCGCCAAATCATTTGCGCCATTTCCAACTG GATGCATGTTCCACAGTGAGCAAGGGCTGATGAGCTTTGAGCATCCAGGAAGTCAGATGAAGCCAATGCCCAGAATTGACAGTGAGGGAGTCATCTGTGGGGCTAACTTCAAGGTTGATGTTCAGTCAAGGATGACCACCACCATGCCACGTGTTGGAAGTGAAGCAAACTGGGCATTGTCCGGCAACTCACTTGTCTGA
- the LOC123219226 gene encoding stem-specific protein TSJT1-like isoform X1 — protein MLAIFNKGVMNPPEELHSPASLTSPRKPKLSEEICKDFVDSHPSNTFLISLKNAASLAYVPPQNPYSSSKRLFCGIDNIYCIFMGSLNNLSHLNKQYGLSKGSNEAMFVIEAYRTLRDRGPYPAHQVLTDLDGSFGFMVYDSKAGSVFAALQWVVQGSIANEEVRLFWGIAGDGSVVISHDLEIIKAGCAKSFAPFPTGCMFHSEQGLMSFEHPGSQMKPMPRIDSEGVICGANFKVDVQSRMTTTMPRVGSEANWALSGNSLV, from the exons atgCTGGCAATATTCAACAAAGGTGTGATGAATCCACCTGAAGAGCTCCATAGCCCTGCTTCTTTGACTTCACCCAGAAAGCCGAAGCTCTCTGAAGAGATCTGCAAAGACTTTGTCGATTCTCATCCGTCAAACACATTTCTAATCAGCTTAAAAAATGCAGCTTCCCTTGCTTATGTTCCTCCTCAAAACCCTTACTCCTCTTCAAAAAG ATTGTTTTGTGggattgataatatatattgtatattcaTGGGGAGCTTAAACAACTTGAGCCATCTCAACAAACAATATGGATTATCAAAAGGGAGCAACGAAGCCATGTTTGTGATTGAAGCATACAGAACTCTGCGTGATCGGGGCCCATACCCGGCCCATCAAGTCCTGACGGATCTTGATGGTAGCTTTGGCTTTATGGTTTATGACAGCAAGGCTGGAAGCGTTTTTGCTGCACTG CAATGGGTTGTGCAGGGATCAATTGCAAACGAAGAGGTGAGACTCTTTTGGGGCATTGCGGGTGATGGGTCGGTTGTCATTTCTCATGACTTGGAAATCATCAAAGCAGGCTGCGCCAAATCATTTGCGCCATTTCCAACTG GATGCATGTTCCACAGTGAGCAAGGGCTGATGAGCTTTGAGCATCCAGGAAGTCAGATGAAGCCAATGCCCAGAATTGACAGTGAGGGAGTCATCTGTGGGGCTAACTTCAAGGTTGATGTTCAGTCAAGGATGACCACCACCATGCCACGTGTTGGAAGTGAAGCAAACTGGGCATTGTCCGGCAACTCACTTGTCTGA
- the LOC123219190 gene encoding splicing factor U2af large subunit A-like isoform X4, translating to MLPFGTTQLGALPLMPMQAMTQQATRHARRVYVGGLPPLANEQTIATFFSQVMAAIGGNSAGPGDAVVNVYINHEKKFAFVEMRTVEEASNAMALDGIIFEGVAVRVRRPTDYNPTLAAALGPGQPSPHLNLAAVGLAPGAIGGAEGPDRVFVGGLPYYFTEAQIRELLESFGTLRGFDLVKDRDTGNSKGYGFCVYQDPTVTDIACAALNGLKMGDKTLTVRRATISSGQSKSEQDNILAQAQQHIAIQKMALQTGVMNLPGGGTTPSAFGESPAKVLCLTEAITADVLMDDEEYEEILEDMREECSKYGTLVNVVIPRPHPNGEQFPGVGKVFLEYYDMAGCATAKTALNGRKFGGNLVKAYYYPEDKYFSRDYSA from the exons ATGCTACCTTTTGGAACAACTCAG TTGGGAGCTCTTCCTTTGATGCCGATGCAAGCCATGACTCAACAG GCTACAAGGCATGCTCGCCGGGTATATGTTGGTGGGCTTCCCCCCTTGGCTAATGAACAG ACAATTGCAACATTCTTTAGCCAGGTTATGGCTGCTATTGGGGGCAATTCTGCTGGTCCAG GTGATGCAGTAGTAAATGTTTATATTAATCATGAGAAGAAGTTTGCATTTGTGGAGATGAGAACTGTTGAAGAAGCAAGTAATGCAATGGCATTGGATGGAATCATATTTGAG GGGGTTGCGGTAAGGGTAAGAAGGCCTACGGATTACAACCCTACATTAGCTGCAGCACTTGGTCCTGGCCAACCAAGTCCTCACCTTAACTTGGCAGCTGTTGGCCTCGCACCTGG TGCAATTGGTGGAGCAGAGGGTCCTGATCGCGTCTTTGTGGGTGGATTGCCATACTATTTTACTGAAGCACAGATAAGAGAGTTGCTCGAGTCCTTTGG GACCCTCCGTGGCTTTGACCTTGTTAAGGATAGAGACACTGGGAACTCTAAAGGATATGGTTTCTGTGTCTACCAG GATCCAACAGTGACAGACATTGCGTGTGCGGCTCTAAATGGCTTGAAAATGGGTGATAAAACTCTAACTGTTCGGCGTGCTACTATCAG CAGTGGGCAATCTAAGTCGGAACAAGACAATATATTAGCTCAGGCTCAACAGCACATTGCTATTCAG AAAATGGCCTTGCAAACTGGTGTTATGAATCTTCCTGGAGGGGGGACAACACCTTCAGCATTTGGAGAAAGTCCAGCTAAAGTATTATGTTTGACTGAG GCAATAACTGCTGATGTTCTGATGGATGATGAAGAGTATGAGGAAATACTGGAAGACATGAGAGAAGAATGCAGTAAATATG GAACTTTGGTGAATGTTGTGATTCCTCGCCCACATCCAAATGGAGAGCAGTTTCCAGGCGTCGGAAAG GTTTTCTTGGAGTATTATGACATGGCTGGTTGTGCCACTGCAAAAACTGCACTAAATGGGAGGAAATTTGGGGGGAATTTAGTGAAAGCCTACTATTACCCAGAAGACAAATATTTCAGCAGAGACTATAGtgcatga
- the LOC123219225 gene encoding trafficking protein particle complex subunit 13-like isoform X2: MSSTPGTHSLAFRVMRLCRPSLHVEPPLLLDPADLFVGEDIFDDPIAASNLPSLLSSYVDSTKNSSDLSYRSRLLLHDPSDSIGLSGLLVLPQAFGAIYLGETFCSYISINNSSTFEVRDVIIKAEIQSDRQRILLLDTSKSPVESIRAGGRYDFIVEYDVKELGPHTLVCTALYNDGEGERKYLPQFFKFAVTNPLSVRTKVRILKEITYLEACIENHTKANLYMDQVEFEPAQNWTATMLKADEPESENNSQSSKIFKPPVLIRSSGGIHNYLYQLRMTSHDSTPVKVQGSNVLGKFQITWRTNLGEPGRLQTQQILGSLHLKLSNHMDREQGPFEVWLSESDSREEKVVMINGLQIMVLPRVEAFGSADFHLNLIATKLGVQRITGITLYEKREKKAYNLLPDLEIFVDLD; the protein is encoded by the exons ATGAGCTCAACGCCAGGAACGCACTCGCTGGCCTTTAGAGTGATGAGGCTATGCAGACCGTCTTTACACGTGGAGCCTCCACTTCTTTTGGACCCCGCCGATCTCTTCGTCGGCGAGGACATTTTCGATGATCCAATCGCCGCCTCCAATCTCCCTTCTCTCTTATCCAGCTACGTGGATTCCACGAAAAACTCCTCCGATCTCAGCTACCGCTCCAGACTCCTCCTCCATGACCCCTCCGATTCTATCGGCCTTTCTGGCCTACTCGTCCTCCCTCAAGCCTTCGG GGCAATTTATTTGGGAGAGACATTCTGCAGCTACATTAGTATTAACAACAGTTCAACATTTGAAGTTAGAGATGTTATTATCAAG GCAGAGATTCAATCGGACAGGCAAAGAATACTCCTTTTGGATACATCAAAATCACCTGTTGAATCAATACGGGCAGGAGGACGATATGATTTCATTGTAGAATATGATGTTAAAGAACTTGGACCTCACAC attggTGTGCACGGCATTGTATAATGATGGGGAAGGAGAACGAAAATATCTTCCACAGTTTTTCAAGTTCGCTGTTACAAATCCACTTTCTGTTCGGACTAAG GTCCGCATTCTTAAG GAAATTACATACTTGGAGGCATGCATTGAAAATCATACAAAAGCAAACCTTTACATGGACCAAGTTGAGTTTGAGCCAGCTCAGAATTGGACTGCAACAATGCTGAAAGCCGATGAACCTGAATCCGAAAATAATTCTCAAAGTAG CAAGATATTTAAGCCACCAGTGCTCATCAGATCTAGCGGAGGGATTCACAACTATCTTTATCAGTTACGAATGACTTCACATGACTCCACACCTGTGAAAGTTCAAGGAAGTAATGTTCttggaaaatttcaaattacatGGCGTACAAATTTGGGTGAACCTGGTCGCCTACAGACACAGCAAATTCTTGGCTCT TTACACTTGAAGCTTTCAAACCACATGGATAGGGAGCAGGGCCCCTTTGAAGTTTGGTTGTCAGAAAGTGATTCCCGTGAGGAGAAAGTTGTTATGATTAATGGGCTCCAGATAATG GTCTTACCTCGGGTAGAGGCTTTTGGTTCTGCAGATTTTCACTTG AATCTGATTGCCACGAAACTTGGAGTTCAAAGAATCACAGGTATCACCTTGtatgagaaaagagagaaaaaggcATATAACCTATTGCCTGATTTGGAG ATATTTGTGGATCTTGATTGA